TGCTGTGTGTGGACGACATAATGCAGTATCTGGTCCTCTGTGACGGGGATGTGCTCCAGGATGACCTGGAGCCTCATGGTCAGCATACTGGTCAGCCAGTTCACCAGGCTGGGATTCATGTCAGCTGACAACGTCCTCTGTAACAGGAGATGTGTCAATACACCTATTTCACCTCCATTTAGCTCTTTTTTTTTCAAATCTATAGAAGGAGTATTATAAATcatctgacagacagagagataacctggatggaaggaggagagacatgGAGTGGGAGGTTGTATATCATATCATAAGgaacattgtgtgtgtgcgtgcatgtactGACTATGCGGTGGttgatgacagaagtgagggcactctgctctcctctcagacagtacAGGTTAAGGGCCAGACACTCAAACAGCCCCTGGTTGCACATCTGCAGCAGCTGCGGCCCAAACGTGTTGTCTGCAGGAGGTGAAAAACCCCAGCAATAAGTGACAAAAGCACGGACATTCATAGGCCAGGTCAGATGAATTgcgtcaaataaaataatttggcACAATGAAGACAGAATGTTACCTGTGCAGCGGAGTATGTGTGTGGCGATACGCGTTAACTGCTGTCTGAAGAAGGACAGGTTGGTCTGAGTGACGTTGACACCCTCCAACACTGCCACTGAAGACTGAAGGAccaagacaaagagagaaatgTGAGCGACTGATTCACCTCTGACCAACTGGCCACGGGGAGAATTTAAAAGTGACTGGAACTATTGAGCAATTTGAAGACCACGGACTATAAAAGGGGGCAGCGTAAGTGAACTACGGTACTTACAAAGCTCTCGGTAATGTACTCCTCAAGTTCATTGATGAGACCATCAGCAGCAGCCTAGGATCACAgtgaaaataacaaaaaaaagaaccaaagggggagagagaatgagactcATCAAGTAGCTTGTCTAGCCCCATGTGCAGTGACACTAATGACAGGTGACAGTAATTGACGCGTGACAGTAATTGACGCGTGACTGTAACATCGCAGACAGAGGCGGTTATATAGACGGTGGCGCACTCACAGCAATGTTGTGGTCGGTGGGCTCGCTCCCGTTGAGGTAGTGCTGGGTGAAGAACTGAGACAGCTGGGTCTGGATGCGACCCAGGGGCTGGTTCTGGCCGTGGAGCAGCAAGACCAGGTCCACCATGGAGAAGTTCTGACACACCAGGGTCAGTAGGTCTCCAAAGaaacctgagggagagagacaactgtgtggacatggaacaaaaacatttgaggaagagagagagcatgggagaaAAAGAGGGAACGCAGGAGAAAGAGACTATACTTCATagacagaaacaggaagagagagcaaGGTTCAAGAAAAAGGGAcggagagaaaaaagaaagcaCACAAGACAGAAACTCTCACCCATGGCGTCCCCTGTGCCGGGTGTGAAGATGTTGCTGGTCTCAGAGAGCCTCTGGATGAACTGGGCGATGCTCTCAGTGTTGCTCTGGGGAGAGCCCAGGGAGCCCATCATGGTGGACAGGACCCCCTGTACAATCCCAGTGAACAACTCCGGATTCAGGGCCTCTCCCTGGGCCCCGGCACCGTCCCCCGTGGGAGGGTTAGGGGTGGTCccgggtggaggggagggggtgccAGAGGCAGGGGGCTGTGGGGCACCGTTGGGGGGTGGTGGGAAGACTGGTCCGGAGGcctgagatggagagtgagatgaTGGATGATGGACAGGgagaaaataaaaatgtatcatATGAAAGATATGTTGTTAAGATGCCATTAAGGTATTCTTACAACTAACACGTCAGTTAACTGGGGGATGATGTAATCTTGGTTTCAACCATTCTGTTGTAACAGGCTCTACTGCTCTATATGTCCTAATCCACAGAATACCCTTGGAACAAACTCCGATCCAGACACTGACCTGCATGAAGTCAGACACTCCTTGGACGAAGGCAGGCACTCCAGGCATAGTCACAGTGATGGAGGGTCCCATGGCCCCAGGAACTGCCCCTGCGGTCCCCAGGAGAGAGCCCAGGAGCTGGGCCAGGTCAGGGGGAGCTCCCTGGTGCATGGTGGGGATGGCTCCGGGCTGGCCTGGGGGAACAGTGGTGCCAGGGGCAGGAGCAGGAGTGGGGATAGGGcccgaggaggatgaggaggaagaagaagagttggaggaggatgaggagaaggtATGAGAAGCAGAGGAGAAGGTATGAGAGGCAGAGGAGGTGGCTGTTTGACCAGCTGGGGGGAAAAGGAAGAAAGGAACAAAATTTGAGTCGGCTAACAGTACACTTAACACTTCAAACAGAGGATTCACTTTTAGTGCGATTGGTAActatgcaacccccccccccccccaaaaaaaatacaaataagatGTTTGAAAGGCGGGGTGTATACCCATCTGTCCAGGTATCAGGAGTTGTCCCACCAGTCCACTGATCATCTGATTGAGGGCAGCAGGAGGGAAGGGCTGTGGGGGAGAGGTCATAGGTCAACTGTTAACGTTAGCATATAATGCAAACATGGCGATGTCATTAAGATTTCAGAGCACTAGAGCTTAAGACAATTGGTACTGTCGATGGAAATGCCCACAACGACTAGCAAACACGAATGCCTCCTACTGAAATTCCAAGTCTGACAACTTCTTGTCAAAACTTGACTGAAATCTACAAGACATTAATCTCAGTCCTGCACTAAACCCATAGGGCACCAAACCCCCTATAACAAACATGCTCACCTGTCCTGGTTGCTGACCCATCATAGGCGGCACGCTAGTTCTCAGGTTGATGGTGGCCCCCGGGTGCCAAAGACGGGTGGAGGGATCCTGGGGGCAAAGGTGGGCCGGGTGAACACCACCCTGGCCTGGGGGGCCCCGGGAGAAGGCGGAGGGGGggctgtgggggtggtggtgggggtgttagGGCCGGTGGTGGTTGTGGAAGAGGTAGCAGTGGAGCCTGGGGGGGTAGGCTGGGGGGGTTGGCCAGGGATGGCGCCCCCGGTGGCAGCAGCTACAGCCTCGGTGTACTGGGCGATCTGCTGCACGATGGACTGCATGAAGTCTGGATTCATCTGAACACCGGGAGGCATCTGGAAGCCTGGGGAGAGAGTATAAGAAAAGGTTTCTTTGTGCCTTGAATATTGGATTCAGGATCTCTGGTTTACGGGGCTTTACTCCAGTCCGCAGTTATTCGGAGATACAACCAGAGGTACAAAAACATCATCATGAAGTGTTACCAACACTCACCTGGCTGACCCATTCCTGCAACATTTGGCTGTCCAGCTGCCTGAGGAACACCAGagtctgtaaacacacacagacaatatttgaACTGTAAACCGTATGTAAAAACAAATGGACGCTATGGTTTAACAAGCACTTAAAAAATAACACCCAAAATTGAACGAGACCTATCGATTTGAGCAGTACAGGGACCTGACTTTCAGTCAAAGAAAGAAAACTTTCTCTCAGAAAACACCATTTGGCAATAGGGAATAAATGCAATGGTAGAGCTATTCACTTCCAATGGGCCATTTGTGGATGAGAAATGGATGGACAAGTTGTGGTAAAGCATTCAATCAGTGGCGGGTACGGGACAACACACCGTCCGTGTTCATCTGCATCATGACCACCGGCATTGTCTGGTGGCTGATCCTGATGACCCGGGGGCCGGGCTGTCCCTGTCCAGCCTGCTGATTGGACGGGGGAGGCTGTGAGGGGGAAGTCTGTCCCTGACCTGGCTGGTCCGACTGGCCGGGGGTCTGACTGGGCTGGGCCTGTCCATCTGTAGCTGGTCTGCCATTGGACGCCATTGTGACCGTGGCTCCCAGGTTCATCTGAAGATGAGTTTCAAAATGTCATTGAAGTGCTGTGTTCCATTGGCAAACTATATCAAATGAAGTTAAAACTAaccaaagtttacatacaccttagccaaatacatttaaactcagtctttcacaattcctgacatttaatcctagtaaaaattccctgtcttaggtcagttaggatcaccacttcattttaagaatgtgaaatgtcagaataatagtagagttatgatttatttgagcttttatttctttcatcacattcccagtgggtcagaagttcacatactcaattagtatttggtaccattgcctttaaattgtttaacttgggtcaaatgtttgggtagccttccacaataagttgggtgaattttggcccattcccctgacagagctggtgtaactgagtcaggtttgtaggcctccttgctcgcacacacttttttagttctgtccagggctttgtgaaggccactccaataccttgactttgttgtccttcagccatttttccacaactttggaagtatgcttggggtcattgttcatttggaagacccatttgcgaccaagcttttaacttcctgactgatgtctttagattttgcttcaatatattcacatcattttcctccctcatgatgccatctattttgtgaagtgcaccagtccctcctgcagcaaagcaaccccacaacatgatgccgtCACCTCcgcgcttcacggttgggatggtgttcttcggcttgcaagcctccccctttttcctccaaatataacgatggtc
The window above is part of the Oncorhynchus masou masou isolate Uvic2021 chromosome 30, UVic_Omas_1.1, whole genome shotgun sequence genome. Proteins encoded here:
- the LOC135522322 gene encoding LOW QUALITY PROTEIN: large proline-rich protein BAG6-like (The sequence of the model RefSeq protein was modified relative to this genomic sequence to represent the inferred CDS: inserted 1 base in 1 codon), with the translated sequence MEEPGADIEVTVKTLDSQSRSYTVGGQLTVKEFKEHIATSVGIPVDKQRLIYQGRVLQDERTLTEYNVDGKVIHLVERAPPQPSQPGSGSGGAEAGAPPSSTTSQGTSQVPPHDRNANSYVMLGTFNLPVNVMDPQQIQMSVQQMMSGLGENARNARVSTSTGSNGSMNVHIDMDQSVQSEPRLRLLLAENLLRDTTALIERMEDQPSGTSTQPDSAAAPPPSSSSSTPSPSTQPMDTSPPSSTPPPSFSSSTQTEGAAQAGPNHPSPAELVEMLSELRRVEERLQPFVQRTHSILESATTAEYANTEREEDQRILNLVGEALRLLGNALVALSDLRCNLLSPAPRHLHVIRPMSHYTSPVSMPGAVHHHIPLHMNLGATVTMASNGRPATDGQAQPSQTPGQSDQPGQGQTSPSQPPPSNQQAGQGQPGPRVIRISHQTMPVVMMQMNTDDSGVPQAAGQPNVAGMGQPGFQMPPGVQMNPDFMQSIVQQIAQYTEAVAAATGGAIPGQPPQPTPPGSTATSSTTTTGPNTPTTTPTAPPPPSPGAPQARVVFTRPTFAPRIPPPVFGTRGXTINLRTSVPPMMGQQPGQPFPPAALNQMISGLVGQLLIPGQMAGQTATSSASHTFSSASHTFSSSSSNSSSSSSSSSGPIPTPAPAPGTTVPPGQPGAIPTMHQGAPPDLAQLLGSLLGTAGAVPGAMGPSITVTMPGVPAFVQGVSDFMQASGPVFPPPPNGAPQPPASGTPSPPPGTTPNPPTGDGAGAQGEALNPELFTGIVQGVLSTMMGSLGSPQSNTESIAQFIQRLSETSNIFTPGTGDAMGFFGDLLTLVCQNFSMVDLVLLLHGQNQPLGRIQTQLSQFFTQHYLNGSEPTDHNIAAAADGLINELEEYITESFSSVAVLEGVNVTQTNLSFFRQQLTRIATHILRCTDNTFGPQLLQMCNQGLFECLALNLYCLRGEQSALTSVINHRIRTLSADMNPSLVNWLTSMLTMRLQVILEHIPVTEDQILHYVVHTQQGEASNAQEPQRAQIMEMEATHSPAPATTAEEAMASSQESRAEPRETGATGGAAPLGGAMAAAEASGREEPGRETEAWTAAVPAEWVPIIRHDLITQRKMKAQPPMSDAYLHGMPAKRRKTGQGDGALLSLSDAVSRAARTAGVRPVTSPDNLQEELDSPELQEAYAEQVKKDIKKRVREDPDFSSQQFPNTHRAFSSDS